The following is a genomic window from Pseudomonas purpurea.
TGTTTCTTGTTGTTGCTGGCAACCGTAGTAGTTTTGCGGCGGGTGTCCTGCATGACCAGCGTCTGGCCAACCTTGAGGTTGTTGCCGCTCATGTTGTTCCAGCGTTGCAGGTCCTTGACGTCGACCTTGTTGGCCTTGGCGATCTGCGCCAGGTTGTCGCCGCGTTTGACCCGGTAGGCGCGCTTGAGCTTGGCCAGTTCCTGGCTGTCGGCGCCGTCGAAGACCGGTTTGAGCGCACGCTTGCTGATCAGCTCTTCGGGTTTCATGGTCGACAGGCTGGCGGTCAGCAGTTGCGCCTTCGACGTCGGCACCAGCAGGTGCTGCGGGCCGTCGATGGTGGTGCGCTGCTTGAAGGCCGGGTTGAGCTGGAACAGCTCGTCTTCGTCGATGTTGGCCACCGCGGCAACCTTGGACAGGTCCATGCGCTGGTTGATTTCGACGACTTCGAAGTAAGGTTCGTTGGCGATCGGGTTCAGGTTCACGCCGTAGGCTTCCGGCGCCAGTACCACTTGTGACAGGGCCAGCAGCTTGGGGACGTAAGCCTGGGTTTCCGACGGCAGCGGCAGGTTCCAGTAGTCGGTGGGCAGGCCGAGCTTCTCGTTACGCTCGATGGCCCGGCTCACGGTGCCTTCGCCAGCGTTGTAAGCCGCCAGGGCCAGCAGCCAATCACCGTTGAACATGTCGTGCAGGCGGGTCAGGTAGTCCATGGCTGCGGTGGTCGACGCGGTGATATCGCGGCGGCCATCGTAGAACCGGGTCTGGCGCAAGTTGAAGTAACGCCCGGTGGACGGAATGAACTGCCACAGGCCGACGGCATCCGCGCGGGAATAGGCCATCGGGTTGTAGGCGCTTTCAATCACTGGCAGCAGCGCCAGTTCGAGCGGCATGTTGCGTTCTTCAAGGCGTTCAACGATGTAATGGATGTACAGGCTGCCGCGTTCGCCGGCGTTCTCAAGGAACGAAGGGTTGCTGGCAAACCACAGGCGTTGCTGCTCGATACGCGGGTTGACGCCAAGCCCTTCCTGCAACTGGAAGCCCTGGCGCATGCGTTCCCAGACGTCCTGCGGAACCTGTGGAGCCGGTTTCTCGTTGAGCCAGACTGGCTTCTGCTTGACCCGGGTGGAGAGATTTTGAGCGTGCGCCGCGTCGGTCTGCGGCACGTGGCCGGAGCTTTGGCAGCCCGCCAGTGTGGCGGACACAGCCACTGCGATGGCCTGCGCCAAGCGCGTCAATGCGTCTGAATGGATGGATTTACGGATAGATGACGACATTGGCTGGAAGTAAGTTCCGGGCAAAAATGTCGGGCGATTCTAGAAAGCGCAGGGGGTGCGGTCAACCATTCAGAATTTTTGGACCAATAATGCCCCCCCCTTAGAACTTATCTTTCCAAGCTCTCAGGGCTGCAAAAACCTCACTTGGAGCCCGGTTATCTACCCCGTTCCGTTCGTCCACTTTTTCTTTAACAGATGTTTCACCGGTACGCAGAAACGGGTTGGTGAGCTTTTCCAGGGCGAGGGTGGAAGGCAAGGTCATGCGGCCGGACTCGCGCAGTTGACGGACTTTCTCCACGCGTTCGGCAATGTCCGGGTTGTTCGGCTCCACGGCCTGGGCGAAACGCAGGTTGCTCTGGGTGTATTCGTGGGTGCAGTAGACCAGCGTATCCTCGGGCAGCGTTGCGAGACGGCTCAGCGAATCATGCATTTGTCGGGGCGTGCCCTCGAACAGGCGCCCGCAACCGGCGGCGAACAAGGTGTCGCCACAGAACAGCAGCCCGTGGTGGTAATACGCGATATGGCCCAGGGTGTGACCTGGCACCGCATACACGTCGAACGCCCAACCGAGTACGTTGACCTGGTCGTTGTCCTGGAGCGCCACGTCGCGGGCCGGAATATTTTCGCTCGCCGGACCGTACACCGTGGCCCCGGAGATTGCTTTCAGGTGTTCGACACCGCCCACATGATCGTGGTGGTGATGGGTGACCAGGATGTCACTGAGCGTCCAGCCCGGATGAGCCGTCAACCACGCGAGCACGGGCGCGGCATCGCCGGGGTCGACCACGGTGGCACGCTGGGTGCGGTGGTCCTGTAACAACCAGATGTAGTTGTCGGTGAAGGCGGGCAGGGCACTGATCTGTATCATCGTCGGAGTCGCCAAGCGGAAAACATTGGCGCATCTTAGAACTTCTTGCCGAGTTGGAGAATGCAATGACTGATAAAGCGTTCGCTCAGGCTGATCCTGACTGGCTGACACTGATCAGTGCGGCCCGTGAGTGGCTGGCAGGTCCCCTCGGGCAGTTTTTGCTGGATGAAGAACGGCGCATGCTCGAAGACGAGTTGGGGCGGTTCTTCGGTGGTTACCTGGTGCATTACGGGCCATCGGCCGAGACCCCGCCCGCTGCGCCGCAAGTGCAGCGCAACGTGCGCCTGGGCGCACCGTTGCCCGGTGTCGAGATTGTCTGCGAAGAACAGGCCTGGCCGATCAGTGAGCACGCGGCCGATGTGGTGGTGATGCAACATGGCCTGGATTTTTGCCTGTCGCCCCACGGCTTGCTGCGTGAGGCCGCCAGCGCGGTGCGTCCCGGCGGGCATTTGCTGATTATCGGCATCAACCCCTGGAGCAGTTGGGGCTTGCGCCACGTATTCGCCCAGGATGCCTTGCGCAAGGCGCGCTGCATCTCGCCGTCGCGGGTGGCCGACTGGTTGAACCTGCTGGGCTTCGCGCTGGAGAAACGCCGCTTCGGGTGCTATCGTCCGCCGCTTGCGTCCCAGGCCTGGCAGGCTCGGCTGGCCGGGTGGGAGCGCAAGGCCGGTGACTGGCAGTTGTCTGGCGGTGGTTTCTATCTATTGGTGGCACGCAAGATCGTGGTCGGGTTACGCCCGGTGCGACAGGTGCGTCGCGAGCCGATGGGCAAACTGATTCCGCTGCCGATGGCCAAGGTCAACCGTCGCCATCATATGGACCCCTGAGTACTCTAAATTTCCGGCCGGGCCTGCGCCCGGCCTCAGGCGTTGCCGATCATTGATGGGCAAGCCACAGGCATTTTCTGGATAGATTGGCATGAGCGATAGCGTAGAACTCTTCACCGATGGCGCCTGCAAGGGCAACCCTGGCCCTGGCGGCTGGGGCGCATTGCTGGTGTGCAAGGGCGTTGAAAAAGAACTGTGGGGCGGCGAAGCCAACACCACCAACAACCGTATGGAGTTGATGGGCGCCATTCGTGGCCTGGAAGAACTCAAGCGTTCCTGCGACGTGCTGCTGGTGACCGACTCGCAGTACGTGATGAAAGGCATCAACGAGTGGATGGACAACTGGAAAAAGCGCGGCTGGAAAACCGCCGCGAAAGAGCCGGTGAAAAACGCTGACCTGTGGAAGTTGCTCGACGAGCAGGTCAACCGCCATAACGTGACGTGGAAGTGGGTACGCGGGCACATCGGCCACCACGGCAACGAACGTGCCGACCAGTTGGCCAACCGTGGCGTTGATGAAGTGCGCGGTTACAAACAAGACTGATGATTGCACCGGCACCCACAGGAAATCACAGCATCAGGATAACGGTTGCCAGTTGCTGGTCCGAGTACACCTGACCGGCCAGCACACTGCGCATCCGCTCCAGCGCCGCTTCAATCCGGACCCCGCGAATCTTCCCTTCGCTGGCCACGAATGCCGCCGCATCGTCCTTGGCGGCCACTACAATCTTGTCATCCTTGAACGAACCGCTGGTGCCCTTGGTGGAACTCATGGTCAGGCTCAGGGTAATGTCGGTGCTGATCACCAGGCTGGTCGCCCGCACGGTGGTGCTGATCAGGCTGCCCATCACCAGGGCGGTGATGAGTAGGGTTGTCGTTGTCATGAGGTGCGCAATGCCTGTGAATAATGCAGGCATGCACGCTAACAACGGACGCCTCGCCAATCTTTATGAGCTTTGCTAAGGATTGTTAAAAACTGCGCAGCGCGCTCTGCCCGTCGGCAAGCGCCCCGGTGCCCAAGAGCATGCTAAAATCCGCGCCTTTTGCACGATAGACCCGTTGAGAGCTGACCACTGATGGCCAACAGATCCGTTGTACTCGATACCGAAACCACCGGCATGCCGGTGACCGACGGCCACCGGATTATCGAAATCGGTTGCGTCGAGTTGATCGGTCGGCGCCTGACCGGCCGGCATTTCCACGTTTACTTGCAACCGGACCGCGAGAGTGACGAGGGCGCGATTGGCGTCCACGGCATCACCAACGAGTTCCTGGTGGGCAAGCCGCGTTTCGCTGAAGTGGCCGATGAGTTCTTTGAATTCATCAAGGGCGCGCAGCTGATCATCCATAACGCGGCGTTCGACGTCGGCTTCATCAATAACGAATTCGCCCTGATGGGCCAGAAAGATCGGGCTGACATCACGCAGCACTGCTCGATCCTCGACACCCTGATGATGGCGCGTGAGCGTCACCCGGGGCAGCGCAACAGCCTCGATGCCTTGTGCAAACGCTACGGCGTCGACAACTCCGGCCGTGAGCTGCACGGCGCATTGCTCGACTCGGAGATTCTTGCCGACGTCTACCTGACCATGACCGGCGGCCAGACCAGCCTGTCGCTGGCCGGTAACGCCTCTGACGGCAACGGCTCGGGTGAAGGTTCGGGTAACCGTGCCAGCGAGATTCGTCGTTTGCCAGTGGATCGCCAGCCAACCCGCATCATTCGCGCCAGCGAAGCGGACCTGGCAGCCCACGCTGCCCGGCTTGAAATCATTGCCAAATCCGCCGGTGCCCCGGCACTGTGGACTCAGTTGCTCGAGGCCGAAAACCCGGCTCAGTAATGTGGGCGGGCGACCTTTTGTTACAAGACAGCGCGCCGTGGGATGACGTGCAGTGCCTCAAGCTTCTACGCTGAGGTCATTGGCAGGCCACGGCCCGCCGCTTCAGGACGCCGAGCCCCATGTACAAAGACTTGAAATTCCCGATCCTTATCGTTCACCGCGACATCAAGGCCGACACGGTCGCCGGTGATCGGGTGCGCGGTATCGCCCGGGAGCTGGAGCAGGAAGGTTTCAGCATTTTCTCGGCGGTCGATTACGCCGAAGGACGGCTGGTCGCGTCGACGCACCACGGCCTGGCCTGCATGCTGATTGCCGCCGAAGGCGCCGGGGAAAACACCCATCTGTTACAGAACATGGTCGAGTTGATTCGCCTGGCCCGTGTTCGTGCGCCGCACCTGCCGATTTTTGCCTTGGGCGAACAGGTCACGCTGGAAAACGCTCCGGCCGATGCCATGAGTGAGCTCAACCAGTTGCGCGGCATTCTTTACCTGTTCGAAGACACCGTACCGTTCCTCGCCCGGCAAGTGGCGCGGGCAGCGCGCAACTACCTCGATGGTCTGTTGCCACCGTTTTTCAAAGCGTTGGTGCAGCACACCGCCGACTCCAACTATTCCTGGCACACCCCCGGCCATGGCGGCGGCGTGGCCTACCATAAAAGCCCGGTGGGGCAAGCGTTTCATCAGTTTTTTGGTGAGAACACCTTGCGTTCGGACTTGTCGGTTTCGGTGCCGGAGCTGGGTTCGTTGCTTGATCACACCGGTCCGCTGGCCGAAGCCGAGGCACGTGCAGCGCTGAACTTTGGTGCCGACCACACGTTCTTCGTGATCAACGGCACCTCGACCGCCAACAAGATTGTCTGGCACGCCATGGTTGGGCGCGACGATCTGGTGCTGGTGGACCGCAACTGCCATAAATCGGTGTTGCACGCGATCATCATGACCGGGGCGATCCCGCTGTACCTGTGCCCTGAACGTAACGAGCTGGGGATTATCGGGCCGATTCCACTGAGCGAGTTCAGTCGCGAGTCGATCCAGGCCAAGATCGACGCCAGCCCGCTGACGGTGGGTCGGGTGCCCAAAGTCAAAATGGCCGTGGTCACCAACTCTACCTACGACGGCCTCTGTTACAACGCCGAGCTGATCAAGCAAAGCCTGGGCAACAGCGTCGAGGTGCTGCATTTCGATGAGGCCTGGTACGCCTATGCGGCGTTTCACGAGTTTTTCGCCGGGCGTTACGGCATGGGCACTTCGCGCACCGCCGACAGCCCGCTGGTGTTCACGACTCACTCGACGCATAAGCTGCTCGCGGCGTTCAGCCAGGCGTCGATGATTCATGTGCAGGACGGTGGCGCCCGGCAACTGGACCGTGACCGTTTCAACGAAGCGTTCATGATGCACATCTCGACGTCGCCGCAATACAGCATCATCGCTTCACTGGACGTAGCGTCGGCCATGATGGAAGGTCCGGCCGGCCGGTCGCTGTTGCAGGAAATGTTTGATGAGGCCCTGAGTTTTCGTCGTGCGCTGGCCAATTTGCGTCAGCACATCGCCGCGGATGACTGGTGGTTTTCCATCTGGCAGCCACCCTCGGTGGAAGGCATCGACCGGGTCGTCACCGAAGACTGGCTGTTGCAGCCCGATGCCGATTGGCATGGCTTTGGCGGAGTAACGGACGACTATGTGCTGCTCGACCCGATCAAGGTGACCCTGGTCATGCCCGGCCTGACGGCGGGTGGCGCCCTGAGCGCGCGCGGGATTCCGGCGGCGGTGGTCAGCAAGTTTCTCTGGGAGCGCGGGCTGGTGGTCGAGAAGACCGGTCTGTATTCGTTCCTGGTGCTGTTTTCCATGGGCATTACCAAAGGCAAATGGAGCACGCTGTTGACCGAACTGCTGGAGTTCAAGCGCAGCTACGACGCCAACACCAGTCTGGTGACCTGCCTGCCGTGCATCGCCCGG
Proteins encoded in this region:
- the dnaQ gene encoding DNA polymerase III subunit epsilon, with the protein product MANRSVVLDTETTGMPVTDGHRIIEIGCVELIGRRLTGRHFHVYLQPDRESDEGAIGVHGITNEFLVGKPRFAEVADEFFEFIKGAQLIIHNAAFDVGFINNEFALMGQKDRADITQHCSILDTLMMARERHPGQRNSLDALCKRYGVDNSGRELHGALLDSEILADVYLTMTGGQTSLSLAGNASDGNGSGEGSGNRASEIRRLPVDRQPTRIIRASEADLAAHAARLEIIAKSAGAPALWTQLLEAENPAQ
- a CDS encoding DUF2388 domain-containing protein, translated to MTTTTLLITALVMGSLISTTVRATSLVISTDITLSLTMSSTKGTSGSFKDDKIVVAAKDDAAAFVASEGKIRGVRIEAALERMRSVLAGQVYSDQQLATVILML
- a CDS encoding LysM peptidoglycan-binding domain-containing protein, which produces MSSSIRKSIHSDALTRLAQAIAVAVSATLAGCQSSGHVPQTDAAHAQNLSTRVKQKPVWLNEKPAPQVPQDVWERMRQGFQLQEGLGVNPRIEQQRLWFASNPSFLENAGERGSLYIHYIVERLEERNMPLELALLPVIESAYNPMAYSRADAVGLWQFIPSTGRYFNLRQTRFYDGRRDITASTTAAMDYLTRLHDMFNGDWLLALAAYNAGEGTVSRAIERNEKLGLPTDYWNLPLPSETQAYVPKLLALSQVVLAPEAYGVNLNPIANEPYFEVVEINQRMDLSKVAAVANIDEDELFQLNPAFKQRTTIDGPQHLLVPTSKAQLLTASLSTMKPEELISKRALKPVFDGADSQELAKLKRAYRVKRGDNLAQIAKANKVDVKDLQRWNNMSGNNLKVGQTLVMQDTRRKTTTVASNNKKQTQYKVKQGDSLYIVAKRFNVEMQHLKRWNPRVGQALKPGQMLTVSSPH
- the rnhA gene encoding ribonuclease HI; translation: MSDSVELFTDGACKGNPGPGGWGALLVCKGVEKELWGGEANTTNNRMELMGAIRGLEELKRSCDVLLVTDSQYVMKGINEWMDNWKKRGWKTAAKEPVKNADLWKLLDEQVNRHNVTWKWVRGHIGHHGNERADQLANRGVDEVRGYKQD
- a CDS encoding methyltransferase domain-containing protein encodes the protein MTDKAFAQADPDWLTLISAAREWLAGPLGQFLLDEERRMLEDELGRFFGGYLVHYGPSAETPPAAPQVQRNVRLGAPLPGVEIVCEEQAWPISEHAADVVVMQHGLDFCLSPHGLLREAASAVRPGGHLLIIGINPWSSWGLRHVFAQDALRKARCISPSRVADWLNLLGFALEKRRFGCYRPPLASQAWQARLAGWERKAGDWQLSGGGFYLLVARKIVVGLRPVRQVRREPMGKLIPLPMAKVNRRHHMDP
- the gloB gene encoding hydroxyacylglutathione hydrolase, which gives rise to MIQISALPAFTDNYIWLLQDHRTQRATVVDPGDAAPVLAWLTAHPGWTLSDILVTHHHHDHVGGVEHLKAISGATVYGPASENIPARDVALQDNDQVNVLGWAFDVYAVPGHTLGHIAYYHHGLLFCGDTLFAAGCGRLFEGTPRQMHDSLSRLATLPEDTLVYCTHEYTQSNLRFAQAVEPNNPDIAERVEKVRQLRESGRMTLPSTLALEKLTNPFLRTGETSVKEKVDERNGVDNRAPSEVFAALRAWKDKF
- a CDS encoding Orn/Lys/Arg decarboxylase N-terminal domain-containing protein, which codes for MYKDLKFPILIVHRDIKADTVAGDRVRGIARELEQEGFSIFSAVDYAEGRLVASTHHGLACMLIAAEGAGENTHLLQNMVELIRLARVRAPHLPIFALGEQVTLENAPADAMSELNQLRGILYLFEDTVPFLARQVARAARNYLDGLLPPFFKALVQHTADSNYSWHTPGHGGGVAYHKSPVGQAFHQFFGENTLRSDLSVSVPELGSLLDHTGPLAEAEARAALNFGADHTFFVINGTSTANKIVWHAMVGRDDLVLVDRNCHKSVLHAIIMTGAIPLYLCPERNELGIIGPIPLSEFSRESIQAKIDASPLTVGRVPKVKMAVVTNSTYDGLCYNAELIKQSLGNSVEVLHFDEAWYAYAAFHEFFAGRYGMGTSRTADSPLVFTTHSTHKLLAAFSQASMIHVQDGGARQLDRDRFNEAFMMHISTSPQYSIIASLDVASAMMEGPAGRSLLQEMFDEALSFRRALANLRQHIAADDWWFSIWQPPSVEGIDRVVTEDWLLQPDADWHGFGGVTDDYVLLDPIKVTLVMPGLTAGGALSARGIPAAVVSKFLWERGLVVEKTGLYSFLVLFSMGITKGKWSTLLTELLEFKRSYDANTSLVTCLPCIARQDVARYQGMGLRDLCDQLHACYRSNATAKHLKRMYTVLPDIAMKPADAYDHLVRGEVEAVSIDALQGRIAAVMLVPYPPGIPLIMPGERFTESTRSINDYLAFARTFDSSFPGFVADVHGLQHEDEGNGRVYTVDCIKV